A genomic window from Scatophagus argus isolate fScaArg1 chromosome 17, fScaArg1.pri, whole genome shotgun sequence includes:
- the mturn gene encoding maturin yields MEFKHLVEAAEKWCSGNPFDLIFAEEDDERRLDFYAEPGVSFYVLCPGGTDNFHVWSESEDCLPFLQLAQDYISSCGKKTLLEVLEKVFTSFRPLLGLPDLEDDNFEHYHADMEGEPGPDHQQMGVSQQ; encoded by the exons ATGGAGTTTAAGCATCTGGTGGAAGCGGCGGAGAAGTGGTGCTCCGGTAACCCCTTCGACCTCATCTTCGCCGAAGAAGACGACGAGAGGCGGCTGGACTTTTACGCAGAGCCCGGCGTCTCCTTCTACGTGCTGTGTCCCGGCGGTACCGACAATTTC CATGTGTGGAGCGAGAGTGAGGACTGCCTTCCCTTCCTACAGCTGGCCCAGGACTACATCTCCTCTTGTGGGAAGAAGACTCTGCTGGAGGTGCTGGAGAAGGTCTTCACGTCCTTCAGGCCT CTGCTGGGCCTTCCAGACTTAGAAGACGACAATTTTGAACATTACCACGCTGACATGGAGGGGGAACCGGGGCCCGACCACCAGCAGATGGGGGTCAGCCAGCAGTGA
- the LOC124074884 gene encoding SH3 domain-binding protein 5-like: MDPLQNGNNGEEDSQCAEEEEEVDPRIQGELEKLNQSTDDINRWESELEDCRQRFHAVLMEATVKLEEQMMRIGRAVDDSKPYWEARKVARQAQIEAQKATQEFQWAVENLRAAKETIALAEERLLEEDSRQFDSAWQEMLNHATQKVMEAEQARTRSEAEHRKTAANYNSCISHMRQLEKKLKRSINKSRPYFELKAKYYLQLEQLKRLVNERQAKLVVAKAEYRAALSKLESISEEIHAQRRSLAMGTREQGVGAEGDGGNEDITNFKMESDGLSMVSVSIDEEGSHSSSSEEENDIHSTSSSQVMPSSPSSSSSHPSTSASTPLDLPCPYSSSSLCSPYLYLSSSPSSSVLSSSCPGGLELVSPCSSHDPDSVCSSGHVSPLLGPRSQCSGASSPDCDQERGERAEGAEATLEASLNKLTLTIAQKEEGESGDEQDPHYINPQISSPGSTAAVLLLNSV; encoded by the exons ATGGATCCTTTACAAAATGGGAATAACGGCGAGGAAGACTCGCAGtgtgctgaggaagaggaagaagtagATCCAAGAATCCAG GGGGAACTGGAGAAGTTAAACCAGTCTACAGATGACATCAACCGCTGGGAGAGTGAGCTGGAG GACTGCCGTCAGCGGTTTCATGCAGTGCTGATGGAAGCAACAGTCAAACTGGAGGAGCAGATGATGCGGATTGGACGAGCTGTGGATGACTCCAAACCATATTGGGAAGCCCGCAAAGTAGCAAGACAG GCCCAGATTGAAGCCCAAAAGGCCACTCAAGAGTTTCAGTGGGCGGTGGAGAACCTGCGTGCAGCCAAGGAGACCATCGCCCTGGCTGAGGAGAGGCTACTGGAGGAAGACAGCCGACAGTTTGACTCCGCCTGGCAGGAAATGCTCAACCATGCCACACAGAAG GTGATGGAGGCTGAGCAGGCAAGAACGCGTAGTGAAGCTgaacacaggaaaacagcagcCAATTACAATTCCTGTATCAGCCATATGAGGCAGCTAGAGAAGAAACTTAAACGCTCCATCAACAAATCCAG GCCGTATTTTGAACTGAAAGCCAAGTATTATCTACAGCTTGAG CAACTGAAGCGTCTTGTGAATGAACGTCAGGCCAAACTTGTGGTTGCTAAAGCTGAGTACCGGGCAGCACTAAGCAAACTAGAGAGCATCTCTGAAGAGATTCATGCCCAGCGACGTTCCCTCGCCATGGGAACCAGGGAGCAGGGAGTTGGagcagagggagatggaggaaaCGAGGACATAACCAACTTCAAGATGGAGTCAGATGGTCTGTCAA TGGTGTCCGTATCAATTGATGAAGAGGGCAGTCACAGTagcagctcagaggaggagaacgaCATTCACTCCACCTCCTCATCCCAAGTCATgccctcctcaccttcctcatcctcctcccatCCTTCAACCTCTGCCTCCACCCCTCTTGACTTGCCCTGCCCttactcctcttcctcactctgcAGCCCCTACTTGTACctgtcctcttctccctcttcctccgtcctctcctcttcctgtcctggtGGCCTGGAGTTAGTGAGCCCCTGTAGCTCCCATGACCCAGACTCAGTGTGCAGTTCTGGGCATGTCTCACCTCTCCTCGGTCCTCGCAGCCAGTGCAGTGGAGCTTCCTCTCCAGACTGTGACCAGGAGAGAG gtgagagagcagagggagcgGAGGCGACGCTAGAAGCCAGTTTGAACAAGCTAACCTTGACTATAGCACAGAAGGAAGAAGGGGAGTCCGGGGATGAACAAGACCCGCATTACATTAACCCACAAATTTCCTCTCCCGGTTCAACAGCTGCCGTTCTGCTACTCAACAGTGTCTAA